The Chryseobacterium sp. LJ668 genome segment TGGTTTTTGATATTACATTGGCTCGAGGTTTAGATTATTATACAGGAGCGATTTTCGAAGTGAAAGCAGATGAAGCACAAATGGGCTCAATTGGCGGAGGTGGAAGATATGACAACCTTACAGAAGTTTTCGGAGTAAAAAATATTCCGGGAATCGGAATTTCTTTTGGTTTAGACAGAATTTATCTTGTTATGGAAGAATTAAATCTTTTCCCAGAAGATGCAACCTCAAACGTAGAATATCTGTTCGCTAATTTTGGGGGTGATGAAACTTTGGAAGCTTTAAAACTAATCAACCAGCTGAGAGAAAAAGGTATTTCTGCAGAATTGTATCCCGAAAACGCGAAAATCAACAAGCAATTCACATACGCAGAAAAGAAAGGAATTAAAAATCTTGTCTTCTTAGGCGAAGAAGAAATTAAAACTAAAACGGTTACTTTTAAAAATCTGGAAGCTGGGGAACAGAAAACGCTTTCTCTTGAAGAGTTTTTAAATCTATAATTGCATAAACAAAAACAATGGATGAAAAATCAAGACTTAAGCAAATAAGAGAAGAACTAAATCAATTAGATATAAGTCCTACTTTTTTTGCCAGAAAAGAAATCAAAGAATTGCCAAACATTCTTTCTGAAGGTGAAAAGATCATTTACTTAGTTGAGGGCAGAAACAAAACAACAAAGCATCACATTGTTTTGGTCGGAACCGACAGAAGGTTGATTTTCATCGATAAAGAATTCCTGTACGGATTAAAAGTGGAGGATTATTCTTATGATAAAGTTGCTTCCATTCAATATGAAACCTCATTTATGCTGGCTTCGATCGATGTCAATGTTTCAGGCGATATCGTTGAGATTGATGGAGTTGGGAAGTATGAAGCTGAATTGTTCTGTGAGAAAGTGCGAGATTTTATGTCTCGTCCGAAAGAATTTTTTCAGACAAAATCTGAACCCACTATTCTTGATCAGTTAGAACAATTGGGAAGATTAAAGGAAAGCGGAGTTCTGACCGAACAAGAATTTGATGAACAGAAAAGAAATCTACTTGAAAAACTATAAATTTAGAATCAATGGAAAACTATCTCGATATCAATAAAAATTCATGGAATGCAAGAGTAGAACCTCATCTGAAATCTGACTTTTATTTTTTGGAAGAATTTTTACAGGGAAGAAATTCACTTAATTCTATTGAATTAGAACTTTTTGGAGATATAAAAGATAAAAGTATCCTGCACCTGCAATGCCATTTTGGTCAGGATTCTATTTCGCTTTCCAGAATGGGCGCAAAAGTTACGGGAATCGATTTGTCTGATAAAGCAATTGATGCTGCAAAAGATTTGGCAAAACAATGCCACACAGATACCCAATTTATCTGTACAGACGTTTATAATCTTCCATATGTTTTAGATGAAAAATTTGATATCGTATTTACAAGTTATGGTACCATTGGCTGGCTGCCAGATTTAGAAAAGTGGGCACATGTTGTTAATCACTTTTTAAAGCCAGAAGGTAAGTTTATCATGGCAGAATTTCATCCCGTTGTTTGGATGTATGATGATGATTTTAACAGAATAGTATATAATTATTTTAATGAAAAACCAATTATAGAAACATCTGAAGGAACTTATGCTGATACTTCTGCAGAGATTGTTCAGGATTATATATCATGGAATCATCCTTTATCAGACGTTCTGCAAAATTTAATGGATAAAGAGATGGAAATAGAAAAATTTCAGGAATTTGACTGGTCACCGTACCCTTGTTTCAAAAACGTGGATCAATTTGAAAATGGAAAATGGAGAATCAATAAATTCGGAAATAAAATTCCGTTGATCTATGCAATAAAAGCAAAAAAGAAGTCATCATAACGATGGCTTCTTTTTATATAGAATGTAAATAATATTAAAGTGTAATTTCAAATTTAATAATTTGATGTCGTGTCTTCAACTTTTGTTTTTGCTTCGTCAAATTTATTCTGAGCCTGTGAAGCTACATCATTAGCCTTTTCTTTAAGATCATTTCCCCATTTATTAAGGTTATACTTTGCACTGTTAATCTTATCTTTTACAGCTTGCTGCTGCTCCGGCGTCGATTTTTTGTATTTCCAGTATGCTAAAGCACCTACTCCTAATAACGCTAATAATCCGTTTGTCTTATTTCCCATGATTTCTGATTTTAAAAGTTATATTTAAATTTGTTATACAACTTAGTATGTAAAATACGTGCCAAAAAAAACCAGGGATTAATAAAGTAATGTTAAAATTTATTTAAATGATTCAAAATTTTCTCCGTCGAAACTTGCAAAAACCATTGTGGGATGAGAATCCTTATGATACAAATTTCCGCTTTGATCAATAGCAATTGCGCCAGCGAAACCATCAATTTTCTTTAGTTCTGTAAAAGTTTTGCTAAATGCCTCTTCGAGATCCATACC includes the following:
- a CDS encoding PH domain-containing protein, with amino-acid sequence MDEKSRLKQIREELNQLDISPTFFARKEIKELPNILSEGEKIIYLVEGRNKTTKHHIVLVGTDRRLIFIDKEFLYGLKVEDYSYDKVASIQYETSFMLASIDVNVSGDIVEIDGVGKYEAELFCEKVRDFMSRPKEFFQTKSEPTILDQLEQLGRLKESGVLTEQEFDEQKRNLLEKL
- a CDS encoding class I SAM-dependent methyltransferase, yielding MENYLDINKNSWNARVEPHLKSDFYFLEEFLQGRNSLNSIELELFGDIKDKSILHLQCHFGQDSISLSRMGAKVTGIDLSDKAIDAAKDLAKQCHTDTQFICTDVYNLPYVLDEKFDIVFTSYGTIGWLPDLEKWAHVVNHFLKPEGKFIMAEFHPVVWMYDDDFNRIVYNYFNEKPIIETSEGTYADTSAEIVQDYISWNHPLSDVLQNLMDKEMEIEKFQEFDWSPYPCFKNVDQFENGKWRINKFGNKIPLIYAIKAKKKSS
- a CDS encoding YtxH domain-containing protein, which produces MGNKTNGLLALLGVGALAYWKYKKSTPEQQQAVKDKINSAKYNLNKWGNDLKEKANDVASQAQNKFDEAKTKVEDTTSNY